In a genomic window of Erinaceus europaeus chromosome 12, mEriEur2.1, whole genome shotgun sequence:
- the CCL16 gene encoding C-C motif chemokine 16: MKVSMAALLLLALILTSTSVAQFQSRIPESVNSPLVCCHNYTKKTLRRKMIVGYRRALNCNLPAIIFVNKRKQEICANPQEKWVQDYIKDASLPLLPPRNLV, encoded by the exons ATGAAGGTCTCTATGGCTGCCCTCTTGCTCCTTGCCCTCATCCTCACCTCTACTTCAGTTGCTCAGTTCCAGTCAA GAATTCCTGAGTCTGTGAACAGTCCACTCGTCTGTTGCCATAACTATACTAAGAAAACACTACGAAGGAAAATGATAGTTGGATACAGAAGGGCCCTCAACTGTAACCTGCCAGCAATCAT CTttgtcaacaaaaggaaacaagagATCTGTGCCAACCCCCAAGAGAAATGGGTCCAAGACTACATCAAGGATGCCAGCTTGCCTTTGCTGCCTCCCAGAAACTTGGTCTAG
- the LOC103108121 gene encoding C-C motif chemokine 15-like, with protein MKLSVRVLAILFLAVALGKQVQIIHEPVDIKENIIFSMNTGSHHPPDCCSSTSYFNRKIPCALMENYFETSSGCSQPGVIFRTKKKKLICANPLNEDVKNCMMFLKEHSETVDLRKMRLI; from the exons ATGAAGCTCTCGGTGCGGGTCCTTGCCATCCTCTTCCTTGCTGTTGCCCTTGGAAAGCAGGTCCAAATCATTCATG AACCCGTGGATATAAAGGAGAACATTATATTCTCTATGAATACAG GATCACATCATCCCCCTGATTGCTGCTCCTCTACATCCTACTTCAACCGAAAAATCCCATGTGCATTAATGGAGAACTATTTTGAAACGAGCAGTGGGTGCTCCCAGCCTGGGGTTAT ctTCCGCACCAAGAAGAAGAAGCTTATCTGTGCCAACCCTCTTAATGAGGATGTTAAGAACTGCATGATGTTCCTAAAGGAACACTCAGAGACTGTGGACCTGAGAAAAATGAGACTTATTTGA
- the LOC103108092 gene encoding C-C motif chemokine 14, translating into MKVFVSALSLLLLITLTTTLGSKTEPSSRGPYHPAKCCFNFITHAVPWSRITDYYKTSSQCSKAGIVFITKKGHSICANPRDDWVQDYFKNLEE; encoded by the exons ATGAAGGTCTTTGTGTctgccctctcccttctcctcctcatcacaCTCACCACCACTCTCGGGTCCAAGACTGAACCCTCCTCAC GAGGACCCTACCATCCTGCCAAGTGTTGCTTCAACTTTATCACCCATGCAGTGCCATGGAGCCGGATTACAGATTATTATAAGACCAGCAGTCAGTGTTCCAAGGCTGGAATTGT CTTCATCACCAAAAAGGGTCATTCAATCTGTGCCAACCCCCGTGATGACTGGGTCCAGGACTACTTCAAGAACCTGGAGGAGTAG